The Rosa rugosa chromosome 3, drRosRugo1.1, whole genome shotgun sequence sequence gataaaatattattaaaataatagaAGGGTGTGTGGTTTGTAATATGAGGTgcgcaaatttcaccccccaaatAGTAAGGTCTATAATTTTTTCAATTCCAATCGTTTGAGATCTATAATTATAGACTCTAATACATTTGAATCATCCATGTGGCCCTGTTGTTGGTTTTCATGGTCTAAACCAAcaaggtctataattagaccAACCAATAGACTTTAGACCCAATCTACCATAAACTTTTTATCTACCCATATTTGATTTCCTCTATCTACCATTTATGGGTAGATAGAGGAAATCAAATATGGTTTACCACAAACTTTTTATCTACCCAATCTACCATAAACTTTTTATCTACCCATATTTGATTTTTGTAATAGACCCAATCTCTTATTGGAGATGAATTTTGGAAAATACGGGTTTATAATTTACACTATAAACCCACCATTGGAGAAGACCTTACAACATTGTAGaagatatatcatatatattgGTTTTGCACGTTTGCTATTGACTTATAGCTTGTCCATTTGATCTTTTATTTTCACTAATACCACAAAGCGCGGTTACAAATTACAATGATTTGAAGTAGTTTtcgaagaatatcatgtcgatatattaatactcaggccataaaggaccattacatatcctctatctaccatctatgggtagataaaaagtttgtggtaaaccacagcgatacatggattaggtccgatcatttgacggtacctaTGCTCACTTACTtaagaaagcctataaactatgctACCAAAGGCAAGTAAATAGGCTAAGGAGAAAAAAAACCTAAATAAGACCCAGCCCTAGAAGGCTGACCCACTCCTTGTGAGGCCCAAGATAAGGCCCAAAGACCTCATCCCAGCCCCAGAAGGAGAAAGCTAGCCCAACAGACCCAGGCAAGCTTGAAGCCGAGCAATCGCAACCCAGCAGCGACCAAGCACCACGCCTCCACCAGAAGCTGCGCCGCTGTGCCTATGTGTTACCGGCACCGCTGAGACCTTGTCGAGAGGCACTGCGCCATCTCGTGGAGCGCTGACTAGCTGCACCATCTTCGAGGACCTGACCTCCAATGCGATCGCCCATACCCCAACACCACGCTCCAAAACTGATTGAGATCATCTTGACAAGGAGTGCCTCGATTTGAGGTTGATCGATCTTGTTCCTTCCTTCGCTAGAGAAGACTAGGTTCCCCATATTAGGTAAAGTATGCAAAGGGCAATCAGGTTTCTTTGCGTTTCCTTGGTGTGGAGTCGGAACCCTCACCATCACATTCCATCCTCTGTTTATGTGTAATGGCCAGGGCCATGGCTGGCATAGAGATAGGctgttggtggccggaggtagaTGGCTTAGCCGCGGTGGGCTAGGGTTGAGGGAGAGCGGCGCTGCTCGATCTTATAGGGTTATTGTTATTACCACAAGTACAAAACAACCTGCATATGATTTGAAGTAGTTTGAGTACAAGAAAAGTAAAGTTATTAGTTTAATCAataattagtaatatatccCCTCGTGGAATAACTTTTGGTGGAATAAAAAAGCAAACATACTTCTCATTACGGAGCATTAAGGATGACACGTATGAAAACATCAGGAACTTCCTTTCCatcgagaaattcatttttccCATCAATTTCATAAATTGGAAATTACTTGGAATTTCAAACCTATGTACCAAATAGCGAAGAGTCTTTTGTGGGCCAAGGTCCACCTGCATGAAGCCCAGATTCAGTGAGTGACTGACGCTAGCGGTTCCCAATTTGACCATAATCCACCTGCACCATGGCCTATAGTAGAATTTTCGACCAAATAGATCCAAATTGTGGCTGAGGCATCCATATTATAATCACCAACATATACATCACATTTATGAGCATTTTATTATGAGATGACATCTCCACATCATTTAGGGAACCATCTACGATCATGTTCTTAGATAGCCCAGAGAAAAGGTTGTGACAATAATTGGGGGAACCATAGGCCCGTAGGTCTTAGAAAGTAATAATGGGCTTTCTGAAATTGAGAGCCCAGACATATCGTATGACCCAGACCTCAATCTTAATCCGACGCGTTCAAACCCAGGTCCACAAAGATGTGCAATAATGGAgaggatattttttttttggttttggagaaGAACAATGGTGAAGATCGGACCCCGCATTAAAATAGAATAGATCCGTCAGAGAATAATAGAAGAAAGAAGCTGACAGTTAGGATGATTACCCCGTTTACTGATTTGGACAGTTGGACCGCCCTCTTGCTGTCCGCTACGTGGCGGTTCGTACTCCTCATTCGCTTTTAAAATCCCAGAACTcttacataaataaataaaataaatacctTTACGTATTTGTGCTTGGTTGGTTCTTCGCTTTCTCTGTCTCCCACTCAaattctgcttctctctctctctctctcttaaaaaaaaggaaaattaaatatctaaaaccaacaaaaaaaactGCCTCCTCCTCATTCGTTCTGGTTggatttttagggttttcgcTGTAATTTTCATTCTCTGAGTTTCTCTTGAAGTCGAAGCAAACCGCAGCAATGGCGTAGAAGGTTTGATTCCAGTCGGGTCGCAATTCGGCTTCGAATTGGTTCAGGTACTCCAATTTTGATGATTGAATTCTTGCTCACTTCGTTTAATTTTCATACTCTGCGTGAATTAATATTGTTTCTCGGTTTAAACAACATGTAGAAAAAGTAAATTATTGATGGATTTTTAGTACTTGAGAGTGAGTCGGGTTGTAATGATTTTCAGTTTGAATTAGATGGCTGATACTTGGTCTGAGTTCTAGAAATCGATATGAATGGCTTTGTAATGTATTAGTGAGAAAGGTACTTGAATTCAGAATGTATTTGTAATCGATATGAACTGTTGATGTATGGATTCTAGTTGTTGTTTTAAATTGCAATGTTGTAGAATGAACTGTTGATGCATGGATTCTACTTGTTACCTCAAATAGGTGGACAAATTGCGGATAAGCCGAGTTGTTTTGCATGTCTGTTATCTTTGGGTAATGAGATACTTGGAGCTTTGGAGATAAAGTGGACTAAAATGAATCTTGCAGCTCTTGGGACTTCTGCTGGAATTAATGTAGCCGTGTGTGTGGTTGTTTTTTCACTATATTCCATATTAAGAAAGCAACCAAGCCAGGTTACGGTCTACTTTGGGCGAAGGCTTTCAATAGACACAAGAAAAAGTAATAAGTTGTGCTTGGATAGATTTGTTCCCTCTGCTAGTTGGATAGTGAAAGCCTGGAAAACAACAGAAGATGAATTATTGACTACTGGTGGCTTGGATGGTGTGGTTTTTATGAGGATAATTGTCTTCAGGTAAGTGAAGCCTGTCCTGATTTTTGTAGACAATTATATTTCATTTAGTGAACTCTGTTGGACGTTATAGTTGTTCTTCCTGTTAGTAGGGGTATGAGTCACTGTACTTAGACATGTTGTTGTCGTGAAACTTATTTCGCAATTTCataacaacttttttttttttttttttttttaataatatcgGTCTCAGCACTTTCATAACACATGGAGGTGTtttcttgaaagaaaaaaaaatctgaaggTGTGCAAGATACAGAATGACTACAAAAGAAACTACCTGAAGCTGGATTAAAAGGATCTTCAGTATGGATAAAAAGAAGATTGTTGATATTGTTTAAGTCAAGTTTGTAGagtttcagtttttattttaaatgacTTCTTCATCTGCTTTATGATTGTTGCATATTATTGTGTTCCATTTATCAGTCACTTTGTGTTGGTTTGTTTGTTATTCTTTTTCCAATGTGTTTGCAGTTAATTTATGGTTTATGTCTGTGTCATTTCACTCATAGCTCAATTTCACAAGAACAACAATTGTACTGATTGCAATTATGATTTCTCACTTTTGCCTACTCCTTTCTCTATTGACAGTCTTCGGATCTTTTCCATTGCTGCCATCACATGTGTTTTTATAGTGCTTCCAGTGAATTATCGAGGAAAAGTGCTTGGCCACAAGCGTATCCCTTTAGAAACATTGGAAGTATTTACCATCTTGAATGTTCAAGAGGGTTCAAAGTGGTATGGGATATTCTTGATGATTAGATTAATTTTTAAGAAAAGATATGTCTTATATTCAATATTAATGTATGCATATGAAGGTTTAGATAGTTGGTATATGCCTGTGTGTCAAATCTTTTCCAATGCTCAccctttctttgcttttttttttttgccagattttttactctctctctctctctctctctctctctctatatatatatatatatatatatatatatatataatagttttAATTTGTATTGGTTATACAAACTGGAACTAGTTTCTTATTGGTCATTTTCTCTTTGTTCTACTTCATGTCAGGCTCTGGACCCATTGTCTCGCATTGTATGTTATTACATTTTCAGCTTGCGTTCTCCTTTATGTCGTAAGGATTTTAAACCCTTCTGTTTTTGTTGTTATAACATTGTAATATTTCGTGTAAATTTGGTTTCATAAATATTACTTTTATTCTGGTCTTTCTGTAGGAGTATAAGAGGATCACTAAAATGAGACTGGCACATATTACTGGATCTCCTTTAAATCCAAGTCATTTTACAGTTGTTGTTCGTGCTATTCCCTGGTCTCCGGAAGAATCCTACTGTGATTCAGTTAGAAAATTCTTCATGAGGTATCATGAGTCAAGCTACTTGTCTCACCAAATGGTGTACCGATCTGGTAGAGTTCAGAAACTGATGGTATGTAGGTGActtgaattattattattagtttattatctatttatttttctgtttttaagCAATCTAATTAAAACTTCTTTAAATTTGTGAACTGCAAAAGCATTCTATTACATTATTTTCTTATAAGTCATCACTGCTATCATTAGAAGCATGGCCTTGATACATTGTTTTGTATATGCTAATGGCATTGTCTGTCTACCTTCGCAGAGCAATGCACGGAAGATGTGCAAGATCTTGAAGGATGTTTCTATTGAACAAAAGCATAAACCAGGCTTATATCATTGTGGTTTTTGTGGAGCACATTCTGATTCTTTTAAGATTCTCTCACATGAATCAGAAAGTGCTAGAGGGAAGTCATTCCTTATTGACGATGGTTATGGTGGAAAGAGAAAAAAGGTTACAAGTTCTTTTCCCGTTTGAACTAGCTCTGGTTTATTGTCATGCATGCATATACAAAAGATGGTTTATGTGTGCATtggttcttttcttttgcatcTGATTGACTGAGCTTAAATTGGGTTGTCAATTGTGTGCAATTGTGGCATTGTCATGCTGTTGTTTGAATAATTATTGTCTGTCTATACGCAACTTCATTTAATATGTTGGTATATATGTGATTTTACTATGAACTTATAATAGACAAACACACACAAGCAGACATGATAGATTCCTCTTTCCTTTCTGTTAGGGTGAGAGACTTTCGTTGTgcttttctttatgttgatgGGGGAGAATGGTTGGGCAATGATTTTGAAGGAAATATGGTGTTGTTGATTCGTTAGGTTTGGCATGAGGAATATTCCAACATAACATTCTTTGTACCCCTCTAGAGTAGGTTTGTCATGAACTCATGATATCTGATATACTTCTAACTTATGAAACTTGATGCATTAGTGTCTGTAAGTGAAGTATTTACTATTCATGTGTTAAGCACCATTGAGTTTGTAGTGAGGGAAGCATATATGACTACCGCTACTTCTTATCAATATGTAACAGGTATATATGGCTACCTCAGCCAAAAAGGCTATGGTTGTCCATTATATGGAAATATTGTCTGCAGATATCATTTGTTTTATTGATATTTTGCTTTCATTATTATATTAATTCATTATCGTACATTACCActtctattttcttttcctcATTTAGTATAAATGTTTTCATATGACCAAGCCAAAATATTTTGTGGAAATATGCAATATTTAGCCTAAAATATGCCGGGTCTTTTATACAGGTGTGTGCTGCTGCTTTTGTCTTTTTCAAGACTCGCTATGCTGCTGTTGTTACTTCACAGGTTCTTCACTCATCAAATCCCATGCAATGGGTGACACAGTTGGCTCCAGAGCCACATGATGTCTACTGGTCAAACCTTTGGATACCATATGGACAATTGTGGATCCGTAAGATAGCTACACTTGTGGCTGCTGTTGCCTTTATGCTTGTGTTTCTTCTTCCTGTCACAATCGTTCAAGGAATGACGCACGCAGATAAGCTACAAAAAACAATACCGTTTCTGGAAGGTCCTCTTAAGAGGTAAGTAATAATGAGTTTATAGCTGTTCCCTTCATTTTTTGTTATAATTGGAATCATTTAAATGGATCAAGTTTTTGGTGCTCTAAGGGGGTAAAGAATGTGAGGATTCTGTTAGACTTGGCTGATTCATTATGCTGATTCCTATTCACAAACTTTTACAtaatacatacacacacatatatacatacacccAACGAGCTCTAACATATGTATCTGTGAgacaagagagagaggagagaggaaaaaaaagagGCACTTCGTGGGCAGCTTTAAAGACACTGGAATCTGAACTGAAATTTGGTGAATCAGTCTTACACTACTGGCTGTCTATCTTCTGATTTATCATTTCATTGAATTCTACAAGTATAACCGAACAGAGTAAACAGTACACATTATCATTGAAATAGTTGTGCAATTCACtcatattttcttataaatCAAATATTCATGAATGCCCTTTTACATGCCTCTGTGCTGATGAGTACTTCCTTGTAGATGCTCAATGACAATAACTCTGATTTCGTACAAACTAGACATTTTAATCTTATAACATGTGCGTATGTATATAGTTGCATTTTGTCGGGTTTAATGCTCTTTGTATTATTTTCTGTCTGGGTATAATTCATGTCttgaagattgaagaaagacATGTCTTGAAGCTGACACGTTTTGCAAGAAAACTTACATTTTGCTCATCTGCAGGAAATTTATAAGCCAGCTGCTGACGGGTTACCTACCAAGTGTGGTTTTAATTGTGGCTTTTTATACAGTTCCACCAATTATGATGCTTATTTCAACACTGGAGGGTTCTATCTCCCGCAGTGGGAGGAAAAAGAGTGCATGCTTCAAAATCTTATACTTCACTATCTGGAATGTCTTTGTTATGAATGTCTTTACTGGGACTGTCATGGATACAGTCGGTATAATTAATAAACTCGATAGTGTGAAAGGCCTACCTGCCCAACTTGCAAGTGCAATTCCTGCACAGGTGATTATGCCCTTTATCATTAATATTTTTATGGGATGTATAACTATTTTTGAGCTAATTAGGCTAATCTATCTGGACTATTACATGTTGCTACTTTCTTGTCAAATTCTGATGCAGCTATACTCTGAAAAGGGTTAATCCTCATTAATTTCTCCATTTGAAATTGTCATCTCatggaaactttaatatatctTTGTTTTAATCGCTGATGGGCATAAGGGTTTATGAGATAATGATTTTGACTTATATAAATCTTTCATTTACAGTCTTGTATTTCAGCATGTGTAGAGCTTACATATTAAATCTTTCATTTGCAGGCTAAATTCTTCATGACTTATGTTTTATCATCTGGTTGGGCGGGCTTGGCATGTGAACTCATGCAGCTTTATCCTCTTCTTTGCAACTTTATCCGAAGATATATATTCAGAATGAAAGATTGGGCTATTGGCACAATGTCTTTTCCATATCATACAGAAATTCCTAGACTCCTGCTGTTTGGGTTCATTGGCTTCACTTGTTCCATCATGGTTCCCCTAATATTGCCATTCTTGCTGGTTTACTTCACACTTGCTTACTTTATATATCGAAACCAGGTGAGGAATTCTCCTATTCTTTTTATAACCTTTTGCATTACATGGTTAGCTCCAGTTTCTATATATGCTCTTCCTGTAAGAAATATGTAGCCTGAGCAAATAATAGAGATCTGGTATCTTGTACCAGACAAATATACAGTTTTTAGAAGTGTTATAGCATTCCTTCTGTTGTAGGTCTCTGTTCTGGTCATCATGTGCtgtattttactttttcttttttcttttttttcatcgaGTTCAATTAATCTTTACACTAGAgatttgttctttttgttttttcctttttctttgatGGTGCATCTAATGATGatattaaattgtttatttcagATGATCAAtgtatatataacaaaatatgaAACCGGGGGACATTTCTGGCCTTTGGTTCACAATACAGTAATTTTCTCATTGGTTATGATGCAAATAATTGCTCTCGGTGTCTTTGGATTAAGACAATCACCAGTTTCATCAGGGTTCACTATTCCACTGGTTATTTTCACTTTTTTGTTTAATCAGTACTGTCGACAGCGATTTCTTCCAGTATTCAAGAACCATGTTGCAGAGGTACTTTTCAAAGTGAACCGTCTGTGTGTAACTATATCATTGTATTCTCTTCCAATGTTTGATGAGTGGTTTGTTCTCAGATTCTCATTGACATGGATCGGGAAGATGACAAATATGGGAGGACTGAAGAGACTCATCAACAGTTGCATGCAGCCTATTGCCAGTCCCCTTCAACTTCTCCTGACTCGAGTATGACAGGCTCATATCATCACCAGGAAGAAGACAGCATTCAGGATCCAGAGAATGTGACACCAGGTTTGATTCATGTAAACTCTCGGGAGACTTCTGGTATCATGAACCAATCATgtaatttcttggttttatttGCTTCTCTTTTTTCAGGAAAGGAAGCCAGCCAAGTAAGTCCATCATGGTCCATTGCTAGCACATTTGGTGCCCCAGAGCCAATATAAATTGAGTTTTAGTGGTGCAtgatttactttgtttcgatacaaACTCGAGCTGTTGATGGCGCTGCTGGAATGAAACGCTTGCATGAAGAAAATTATACACACCTTCAAGAAAAAGCGTTGTACAGACTACAGACACACAAGTGAAACGTTACCTTGTGAAATGCAGAGCTCCACAAGCGTATAGCAGggctctcttttcttttgtttactAGGATTCTTAAAAAGCAACTCCTATTTTGTACAGTTCTCAGTTTTGATCATGTAATTAGTAATTACAGATAGTTTGGAGGTGTTTTCGCAGCCGTTGGCTGCAGGCTTTCAGGTTTCTAATGAAGCCTACTTGTTCAATAGAATTGCAGATATACTATTGTGTTTCATAGGATATTGGATTAGTGATATTGATGTTCAGTACCATTTAAACCATGTTCTTGATAGAGTCAATGTTGATtcaagttggattctctaaacAACAGTTTGAATTACATAGATACTTTTTGCAAC is a genomic window containing:
- the LOC133736203 gene encoding CSC1-like protein RXW8 isoform X1; translated protein: MNLAALGTSAGINVAVCVVVFSLYSILRKQPSQVTVYFGRRLSIDTRKSNKLCLDRFVPSASWIVKAWKTTEDELLTTGGLDGVVFMRIIVFSLRIFSIAAITCVFIVLPVNYRGKVLGHKRIPLETLEVFTILNVQEGSKWLWTHCLALYVITFSACVLLYVEYKRITKMRLAHITGSPLNPSHFTVVVRAIPWSPEESYCDSVRKFFMRYHESSYLSHQMVYRSGRVQKLMSNARKMCKILKDVSIEQKHKPGLYHCGFCGAHSDSFKILSHESESARGKSFLIDDGYGGKRKKVCAAAFVFFKTRYAAVVTSQVLHSSNPMQWVTQLAPEPHDVYWSNLWIPYGQLWIRKIATLVAAVAFMLVFLLPVTIVQGMTHADKLQKTIPFLEGPLKRKFISQLLTGYLPSVVLIVAFYTVPPIMMLISTLEGSISRSGRKKSACFKILYFTIWNVFVMNVFTGTVMDTVGIINKLDSVKGLPAQLASAIPAQAKFFMTYVLSSGWAGLACELMQLYPLLCNFIRRYIFRMKDWAIGTMSFPYHTEIPRLLLFGFIGFTCSIMVPLILPFLLVYFTLAYFIYRNQMINVYITKYETGGHFWPLVHNTVIFSLVMMQIIALGVFGLRQSPVSSGFTIPLVIFTFLFNQYCRQRFLPVFKNHVAEILIDMDREDDKYGRTEETHQQLHAAYCQSPSTSPDSSMTGSYHHQEEDSIQDPENVTPGKEASQVSPSWSIASTFGAPEPI
- the LOC133736203 gene encoding CSC1-like protein RXW8 isoform X2, which translates into the protein MNLAALGTSAGINVAVCVVVFSLYSILRKQPSQVTVYFGRRLSIDTRKSNKLCLDRFVPSASWIVKAWKTTEDELLTTGGLDGVVFMRIIVFRLWTHCLALYVITFSACVLLYVEYKRITKMRLAHITGSPLNPSHFTVVVRAIPWSPEESYCDSVRKFFMRYHESSYLSHQMVYRSGRVQKLMSNARKMCKILKDVSIEQKHKPGLYHCGFCGAHSDSFKILSHESESARGKSFLIDDGYGGKRKKVCAAAFVFFKTRYAAVVTSQVLHSSNPMQWVTQLAPEPHDVYWSNLWIPYGQLWIRKIATLVAAVAFMLVFLLPVTIVQGMTHADKLQKTIPFLEGPLKRKFISQLLTGYLPSVVLIVAFYTVPPIMMLISTLEGSISRSGRKKSACFKILYFTIWNVFVMNVFTGTVMDTVGIINKLDSVKGLPAQLASAIPAQAKFFMTYVLSSGWAGLACELMQLYPLLCNFIRRYIFRMKDWAIGTMSFPYHTEIPRLLLFGFIGFTCSIMVPLILPFLLVYFTLAYFIYRNQMINVYITKYETGGHFWPLVHNTVIFSLVMMQIIALGVFGLRQSPVSSGFTIPLVIFTFLFNQYCRQRFLPVFKNHVAEILIDMDREDDKYGRTEETHQQLHAAYCQSPSTSPDSSMTGSYHHQEEDSIQDPENVTPGKEASQVSPSWSIASTFGAPEPI